AGCTCACTTTGGCTGCAGGACGAGTTCTTCAAACTTGGATTCCGACCGCAGGACGAGATCACGACCGAGTTGTAGGGCCAGCTGGTGATCATTCCATCACGCGTACTACGTTCCTAGTCGCAGGGACAGAACACGTTGTAAATAGACGCTACCCGGACACCGCGTGAATACCGCGGCGAAGACGAAATGAGAAAAGCGATACAATCACGAAACTAGTCACAATTGTATAATTGAataagatgtttttttttttctaatataatACTTTATCACTTTTTCGAATATATTTGAGGATAGCAGAGAAACAGgttaatatatatatacatttaGGTTGGTAGTTTTCGAAGAAAGCAATGCCTTGTATATTAGACATAAGATCTTAGAACAAAAATTAACGACTGTTGAGGAAAcatgtgtaattttttttttcatcaacttcATAGTGTTTACTCGTCCTTAAACGTTAGTCGTTATCCATTCCCAGTGCAAATAATtttccatcatttttttttttggtttttcggtGTCACTAATAAATTCAAAAGTGCCTCATTCCGACTTCTCTAGAAGAGAAAATGTACAACGGCAGTTTTTGTATAATCAATCAAAAGACAATATCGAGTAAGTCTTCCAATCACTTTTCATTCAATTTACCTgcagaaaatatataaatacataTTATACCAATCTGTTGCTGCTGATGCGGTCATTCGGAATAAGAAATTGAAGGAAAATTCCCGGATGCGGTTCGGTTGATAAGCTtccgttattaaaaaaaaattgggtggcTAATATCAGAGCCATAGTAGTAATGCCGTTAATTTGATTGAGAAAGGTAAGTATAAAGTTGTTAAACGAAAATTGGGTAAATGTTTGCTCATTCgggttaatttttcattttttagtcTTTCAAGGAAGTTGTATATCCGAATCCCGATTTAGAAGTGAGTAAATCTAACTTTACTTACTATAAAGTAGATTCACTTTTAGCGAAAGTAAGTGAAACTTTTCTCACTTTAGAGTAACCATGAACGAGCGTGTAGTTGTTTGAACCCCTTTGCAGTCTGttatattgaaattgaaagcatTTTTATCTCAACCACTAGAACGAATAAAAAGAAAATTCGTCTGGTGAATTGAGAGCAATTCAACAGATAATATTTTCTAGCGACAAGtattatttgtttgttcaatGAAAGTTTCAACAAATAtgtttgtcaaatttttttagagttgtttttatttataataGTTTATTTTTACAGTTAAAATCGATTATGTGTCCAATAAAGCacgaagttttgaagtcaaagaCGTCAATTAATGCAAAGTATCATTGTAGtaaccgggttggcggttcaatgcataagacgctggtcttacaaaccggttgtcgtatgttcgatcccCATTCTGAAAAGTGTCTTCTTAGTTGTCAGTAGTATCGTagaactagccatgcaatgattctgtaagctttgaatcggctgcgctgcgaagtctgttgtaacagaaaggccaaattccacaaaaggagtgtaatgccaagactttgattgATCATTGTATAATTATTCCGGTTATAACAAATTTGtcattcacccctattctgtatttcgagaTAGTGTTGCTTTTGTATTTGCTCGATAAAAAAATATACCGAAATATCGAATCGGGGTGATTGTAACGGTCAATTAAATAaatccgcatagcgttttggctacctgtgcagccatggccaccagacggctaccaaaattgattcagtgacggttgtcaaatccaatttgacaaaacaaagtcgccagtatctaagttagccgagcgtcaATGTCaaggatttcaatgtggaaaaatcctggtggatacggttgtatcgtttgagttgtatatctggcagcggtgaggcagtcgatcaccagaatgtctgccagccatattttaccagctggcagcgtttagtcaaccatctggcagccatgcgtatgcgggaacTTGGACCCGCATTAGCTTGGCTGCCAAACGGCTGACTAGCGGCTGCCAGCGGGCACAATATGGCTGGTAGCCATTCTGGTATCTAGCTGCCTCGGCGTTACCACACATACACcttaaacgatacaaccgtatccaccaggatttctgAGGTAGACGTGGCTGCCAGCTGTTTGTCATACCGatagaaatctttgacattttcagcgaaggtgaaaagatgaaaacgctcggctaactaatatcgttttcgttttacaacctacacgcgggcaacTCTgaatccgagtaaaacgaacacgtggtacgcgctctaaacaacaactcatataaaaaagaaaaaaataaacaaactcgcatggatgcgtggtgcgacccgagaaaattttcagagcgaaactacgcgattggagtccgatctagagcgacaccaggttgctaaaacaaactcatcaaaagttgttttggcgactctgggtaaactctcgggctgctctgatcaagaaacgaaaacggtataagatatAGGCGAGGCCGTCACTGAAACAATTTTTgtagccccccccccccttagaaaaaaaaacgttcaacggtggtccttcattggtccaatacgttggatcattggtccaatgaaagtccaatcaatcattcaacgggaggccaacacgggaccttcgtttgccgattttgaaacagaccgttgaaccgaatgccatttttttcgttcaacaaacccggcagacagaggtccatttgaTTAGTTTtacataatgaaaaaaaaaacaattgtaagGTGATTAGTTGATAATACAATACAAAGAATTAGTCATCGAAtgtcaaaaattatttatttatttaggtataatcaacagacacaacattgtcataatgataatttctaataatatacaaatatttttcgagtAATCTAGTCAAAATATAATCCTACAGATACACAAGAGAATGATCTCGAAGAAAAATACTGTTGCGAAGAGTACGGAGTCGGACATTCATATTAACTTCGCGGGGCCCGGTCAATATTATCGTTCAAAACATCTGCTACTAGGAAAGCACGTGCAGCTTCTCGTCGAACTTGtagtgtatcgagaccgattaGTAACCCGCACCCGGCGTATGTTGAGGATTGCTTCACGGTATCGGTTCATTTCTGTGAACACCGTTCAAGTAGTGAGGTTGTAAACAAACAGAGACTTTTGTTCATTCTGTTGTATTAACAACTTTAGTACTGTAGGCAGCTGAAAGACTGCCTGAGAAAGAAACAGTAATGACATTTTCGGATTCTTATCTAATTCAGTTGTGTGCAACAGTATGAATGCTTCCATGCTGTCAAAACCATTTTGTTCTGATTTATTCCAATTACTGTCTATAGTTATGTTTCGACCTACACCAGActgatcgaaaatattttctcccACTATTCGGTACACTACATAAACACGAATATTGCTGCTTGGAGAGCAGTACTTTATTTACCTAGCGAAAGAGATTACTGTGAGATTATTTGCTGACAGTAGATACCGGTACCGAGTTGATCTACCATCTTAGAAACGTCTTCCGCTATAGAAAGGTTGACCTGTAAACGGGTGACCATTTGCTGTTACAGTCAAAGCCAAAGAGTCATTTCAAAGTATTTAACCTCTGTTAGTACAAGTATATTGCGGATTTGAACACTTAAAAGATCCCAGaatccggaatgctttgaacATTAAGGGTGTAATTTTTACAATTCGTTTGAAATTTAAACAACAGGACGATGCTGAACTATGAAATAACCCCATTTTAACTAAGCCAACCAAGGAACAGAATTGAGCAAATAAAAGAATACAAGCATTTTCTGTAAAAAATAATAGTTCAAACTTTAAACACTTAAGGAAGAGCAATGTTATGTACAATGTCCTGAGGGATCTACAAGGGCTTCTAACCGAGCATTCAAAACACCACCAAACTTCTTGAGGCGTCAAATGTCTACTGGCAATCTTGATACAACAATTTACATCGATCCGTGAGTTTAATTGAACGGGACTTCCATCACGTTGAGCCGGTCGGTGTTGCGTGGATTGAAGGTCAAGATCGGGTCATCCTCGTCGAAACTCTCGTCCTCGTCGGTCATCGAAGTGGCAGTACTCTGTCCTGTTTGGGGTATGTCCTCCTCGGAGTCCGATGGGTAGAAGCGAACCGATGAATTCGGATGAATCAGATAGTTGAACTTTTTAAACTTCTCCAGGTGGCGTGGTTTGGTGACGTTTGCGAGATCCAGATCATCGACGGTAATGCGAATTCGTTCGTCTGCCGCACAGTTCGGTTCTATTTGGCGTGGCTTGTAGACCAACAGACAGCGGGTTTGATCGTTCCGACCCCACGAGCGACTGGGAATCGCAGTGGTGTTCGAAATGTAGGTCGAACAGCAGGATGTCACATTGTTTATTTCGGTCGAGTTGGTTATCTTGTCGTTCGCAGCCATGAACAGAGCCGTCATGTTGGTGGTCTGATCAATTTGAGCTGTGAAATCAAGTCTCTCTCTGGCTTTGGGAGATTTTTTCGTAGGACTCAAACAGATGGCCTCGAAGGGAGCCACCAGTGACCGTTCTATGGCGGTTTTCTGCCGCGGTGAGTGCGGTTTCTTCCTCGGTGATGAATCGGACTCGGAAGTGCGTCTCCGACGCCGAAGTTCCCGCTTCGGTGGAGTCTTTTGCTTTGCCTTCGATCTGGTGAATACTTCGTCCGGTtcgctgctactgctgctgtcAGCGTCATCGTCTTTTTTATTGTTTCGAGGGCTCAATTCCGAGTAGCTGGTCTCCATCCAGCGAATCTGCTTCTTCTTAGACTTAACCAATGGAACTTTTTTGACACAAGCACCGCTCTGCAGGGCTTGTTCGTATTCACGCGAAGCACTGGATGCTTTCGAAGATTTCGAACCTTTCCGACTGCTACTCCGCTTTTTCATAGTCTTCTTGAAAACTTTCTTACGCTTGCTTTTTTTATCTACTTCCGCTGGTGGTGTTCGTTTCAACGGCTTCATTGCCAGCTTCAGTTCACTATCGTTCAtaaaactctgaaaaaaaaagaaaactgtaGTATGACAAAATCTCTCGAACTGGATTCAAAGCTATTCGAAGTACCTGACTTTCTGCGGTTTCGAAAACCGAATCCGATTTAGCTACAGCGCGATTTACTCCTAACGATGGCAAATGCTCTTCGTTAATAGCCGGGAAAGCGCTGATGGAATGTAACTTGGGGTGTAGTTTGCCGTTTGAGTTTCTGGTGGCGAGTGTAAACTGCTGAATCGTAGTTGTTACCCGCACTTTGCTGTAGCTGTTGTTTTTCCCGCGATTCGATAGGATGTATTTCGCAGTGTCAACGGAAAACAACGAATCCTCGTCATCCTTGGTGGAAACCGTCAGCTGCTGCTTCCGATGGAATCGCATTCGGTCTCCGTCTTCGTTTCGTTCCGTCATTACGGTTTCCTGTCCTTGTGTCATTTCCCGAGCGATACCGTCGAACTGACTCGAGAGCCAGTTTTCCACCTTCTCCTGACTCAGCATGTTAAATTGCTGGCTCTGGTCCTCGATACTTTCCATCAGTTTCGATAAACCGGACCGCTGCCATCGTCTTTTTCTCTTTTCCACAACTACCGAAAGCTGTTTGTTCATCTCTTCCCGGTTTTCCTGATCCGAATCATCGCCATCACTAGACTCCACTTCATTAGCCTGCTGATTCTCGTCGCTTGGCTCACCATAGAGTTTGTCAATATCGTTGAATTTGAAATCTTTCGTATCACCCGTCTTCGAATATTTCTACAAAAGGAAAATTGACAGATACACCAGAATCAGTAACAGAAAatcaatggtttttttttgtttcctccTAATGTCAGAATCACCGCTTCaatttaaactaaaaaaaactcttaccCTAGCCGGTTCACCGGAAATGATCCGATTTCTGCCGCCGGGGTCGTCCTGCTCTAACTTTCGTTTGCGATGCTGCAGCTCGAGCCATCCGCCGACGCTTCGGATGGCGTGTAGGATTTTTCGGAACCAGATCTTCAATTGCTCCTCGATCACTGTCTGGCAGTGGCGAGGACATTTGAAAACGCTCGCCGGAAAGTGCCGATTGTGTGACAGGAAACGGCCAACAAAGGCCTGTAAAAGTGTGAAAGGGGAACCAATTCAGTCAGTGCAGCAGTGCCTATATGCCCTTTCGTACCTCCCAAAATTCAATAGATCTTGCCGGTTATcgaatcaaaaaataaaaacccccGAAAATAAATTAATGAGCAGTGATTCTGAGCATTTCCTAATAAAAGCCGGTTTTACTTACATCCATAATTGTTCGCCAGATTCCACTCCGCGTAGCGAGAATATTGTCCTCCGGAAGAACGGCTTCCACTCTGTGACAATTAGGATGCGTGAAAAAAAATAAGATCATAGGAAAAAACACAAGAATCCAATCGGAAAAGCCGCAGCCTATTTGcattgtgaagaaaaaaaagccAACTTACACAACTGGAATTTTCTTCGACATGTTTGTAACAATATTAAATACGAAGTACTTGTTTTGCACTTTTATTGATAGTAAAAACTAAAACTTTAGCCGAAATATAGGTACTAAAATTACTTTTCGAGAGAATGGATTGAAAACACTAATCGGACGCTTCCTTGCTAACTGACAAACGAACGTTAGTGAAACTTTGAAGTATGTATATACATGAAAGACAGCAGGAAAAACATCGACAAGTGTTGCGTACCGCTGTAAATTATCgtcacactgaaaaaaaaacgttgccaCGATGTGTATAGTGTTTTTGTGGCACAGGTTTTCTACTAAACCAAGGAGCGAATCAAATCCCTGTAGTAAATCAGACAAATACCAGTaagaaaataaaccattgaatttacagcataaacaattgattcccaATTAGATCTAaaggttacaatacattttattgtatcttgtcaaaaaaattcatttcctaCGATCCAAATTGAATtcattgtacacgtggtgtttcgaacaatatgcaaactgtacatttgattgttttccaagaaaacatgtatggaaaaattttatgatttgaattgttacgatactttaCAAACTCAtctaaattcgcataaaaaccgaaATAATTTCACCAAATCCTGCACAGTTGTCCTAGTCCTGTGAAATTACTCTGCTAAACATTTCCTAACTTGGTAATCCTGCGTAATCTCTCCTAAACTTTTTtaataccgctgacagacatgtgatttccgtacaatgattttgGTATAATGCTGTACAGTCATGAGTTGATAGACAGGTTTCTGCGTACAGAATGAATATACAgcgaaacgaaacaactcaaaatttaGCTTGATTTTTCAACTCCCAAAACCAAAATTTGTTTCACTTTGTTGCGTATTCCTGGCACACTAAGGTctattttatgcggttttttatgcaaattttcagagttatgcggttttttatgcggtacgtacactcgcatgaaaaaagacttcagcgtaattgatttatgacagatataatcaatgCCAATCTAAATTATGTTACCGAACTGGTATTGTGTGTGAATGTCCatcggatgacagtttcactcataaccaattttatggttttaaagtacatttatgacgcGTTTGTTCTGGAATATAGGATTTATTCCTTCttttttaaatgtaattagcattaggaAAAATTTAGTgtccataattttgatgtttAACCTTAACATTTactgaaatcaaataaaaatagaaaatagaggacttttataactaattttcggaacaccTGCACTGTTTCATACGTGACGAAGTTGATTTATATTAAAAGATgataaatcattgaattttgtttaaaaCTCATGCTCTTTTGCAAAATCCGCATTAACTTCAAGGTTGATTAgttaaaatttctttttttttatccgcatattcacgataaacATAAAAGTACATGAACCAAAGCATAAACTTTTTACATTGAGCGAAAgactcaaaatagtaaataaatctaagatattcttaGTTTGTAACCATCTAAAACAGCATGGTACACACATATTCCAGAAAAATTATATCAAAGtgacagtttattcattacgGGATTTAAGAAACAGGATTATGTTTAGCATAAAGCAGATTCTGCCagtttggagcgaaatcaatcttcagttcagcaacgccatcgcacggaatTACATCTAACATATCATATCAATCCTACGGgtgtgcagtgctgctattttggcgcgaatAAATttaacatttctctcccctacttctatgttcgAGACtcaatgcggactcgcctgagggtgtcatgttcgcaaaaaaggatgttgtcaatgatttgttcgggaaatgtgagagcaggATCTTTGCAAAAAGCTAATTTTCAAactcttgaattttaaatcactatCTACTTGGCTGGAATATAATCTAATAATAATTTTCAGTATGATTTTGTGGAacttaaagtttttattcttgaTTTATGAATTAACACTAGAGACTTCTACtagtatttattaaaattgaatAAGTCACTTGGTACATGTCTACCCACAGAGAAAGTCATGATTCGTTGTTCTCTTTGTCATgcccaaaaaaaattctttctaagaaaatcaaaaaaagttttctttctGTTCAACGACAACCAGGCCCGTactcaggatttcatttcgagaggggcccaaagattaaaaaatgatgttactgaagattgtttATGTACCTAATGTAATTATCGGTGTGCCCGTAAaagtgtttttaacatacactttaaacttttccactggaactgatattgtattacatttcattacgtttactgtcttgttatttctgtaacacatgtctgcgACCTTCTagataattatatgtttttgatttcgggaggggccatggcccctcgggcccccctctgggtacgtgactaccatattcataaacatttcttagtt
This genomic window from Malaya genurostris strain Urasoe2022 chromosome 1, Malgen_1.1, whole genome shotgun sequence contains:
- the LOC131436952 gene encoding DNA ligase 1-like, with product MSKKIPVVVEAVLPEDNILATRSGIWRTIMDKYSKTGDTKDFKFNDIDKLYGEPSDENQQANEVESSDGDDSDQENREEMNKQLSVVVEKRKRRWQRSGLSKLMESIEDQSQQFNMLSQEKVENWLSSQFDGIAREMTQGQETVMTERNEDGDRMRFHRKQQLTVSTKDDEDSLFSVDTAKYILSNRGKNNSYSKVRVTTTIQQFTLATRNSNGKLHPKLHSISAFPAINEEHLPSLGVNRAVAKSDSVFETAESQSFMNDSELKLAMKPLKRTPPAEVDKKSKRKKVFKKTMKKRSSSRKGSKSSKASSASREYEQALQSGACVKKVPLVKSKKKQIRWMETSYSELSPRNNKKDDDADSSSSSEPDEVFTRSKAKQKTPPKRELRRRRRTSESDSSPRKKPHSPRQKTAIERSLVAPFEAICLSPTKKSPKARERLDFTAQIDQTTNMTALFMAANDKITNSTEINNVTSCCSTYISNTTAIPSRSWGRNDQTRCLLVYKPRQIEPNCAADERIRITVDDLDLANVTKPRHLEKFKKFNYLIHPNSSVRFYPSDSEEDIPQTGQSTATSMTDEDESFDEDDPILTFNPRNTDRLNVMEVPFN